In Danaus plexippus chromosome 17, MEX_DaPlex, whole genome shotgun sequence, one DNA window encodes the following:
- the LOC116771504 gene encoding disks large homolog 5 isoform X4 has product MASGTSSLESNGSNESISHSYVSNERHNTTQLPTIPIPIEYEVLSSSQCYDKPNYTSHTHTMSAPYELGQYDVINKQANENLKQQCEKALHDLNQLRRQHTETSRRCEHVMKELEYFRGQHRAAMNQLEVSAQEASSLRGKYGDLLNDNQRLEREVQVLQGGGAEGGEALVHALRDFDALKEEFECFQKRYDDLIENHNTTLEKLQIVQEENSRLKTQCHDLTQERNSVIRERNALKQQVASVVRQWEGGVRERADIKRLTDERNAAMAEYTLIMSERDTVHKEMEKLSDDLQAALKRVAALESALQASRDEQRATALQAESLRREIESALADRDRAIKECTDLKTPQNTNTLGKSRQENSVYHHLGLSTGVGTDGFLNGQHSNDPSMDKLQGLVLGEGDKAQSDNLEQANQELQRLRARSHRLQAELADALREADVARRRRDWAFSERDKLLQERESVKALCNRLRKERDQMVGELAEARRHGNNKKETKDKPRARSHDDKCRLAWYRDYGDLQKLEWEELEVELEGSPEALGLEFCGGREAGTDQHVYVTSVRTGSLADGKILPLDRITEACGGSGWSRGGVLAGCLRAALSRGGALLRLQRARARRIDIRLAPRDHAALTLSHGIFISKISRGSAVSKEGSLQVGDRVVSINNRSLEGVKSVSEALSLLDDSAYDGATLTVLRALPTLQRAPDCDGDCKDETCAFLPPPDTKIHTEHGVPDFDRRYVYHVTAGSQGKISQDRGAWDMLRGKIEAVTSKGKDKQKVPESDAIAELDSVIDSYHGKTIKETSSVLKRSRRKNKEAQNDAKNGGTWPKARANFVLEDSATGTIVQPRSRKERPPLSILLSPPTKLPPEPQRSNTNRNSNPIPLGHVPLTQVTTPARHSVYKSIESSPAVEHFPKSAPLAIHNPFAPPNMSFEKNRTLEKDKISISDYEQDVTPNRLSLVLNPSEDSLFYQPGRNRTKSPHSLDFMVNKGPNSLDFVSRKSPSSLDHTIKNHTGKDILDSYYSSKKSSSPKAVNKYPSDSDSFGPDSLNSNGNFPMTGTLPSQSRLQSQYYRGPFTNSNPHSSSRYTHLSSPTNIPQSQSGESIGTSYDMHSFTSHTHNMSDLHPVPRVNRDYHHTYEGGTFPRKKENQRFRIPSNPSVTSKNSAGKLSTGSIERSSERNSPMPTFHVEVLSPGRGAKQMAHKSTRNSMPEYCGLGWNKPLPGELRRVHIDKSQQPLGIQIYCPPSSGGVFVSTVNENSLASQVGLQVGDQLLEVCGINMRSATYTLAASVLRQIGNSITMLVQFSPEKYKDEMEVPGSSSSGESSHDEEVSLSGSPTPRNSPGPQQSLRMDVPSTDAATLRQSQGNKDLPRFLLIEMRNCSDLGISLVGGNAVGIFVHSVQMDSPAYIAGLRTGDQILEYNNVDLRRATAEQAALELAKPADKVSVLVRHDLQQYHEIKDKPGDAFYIRAGFDRCAKINSIGMDTIDEYSLWFRKDEVLFVDNTLFNGAPGLWRAWQLDCKGVKRHWGTIPSKFKVEDILRRSVGTLDNEAQRRASSTARRSFFRRKKHRDSKELASFSNTELGCWSDSGTLADDAPPLSYQRVERLHYGSRRPVAVLGPLRECVAGKLVTDWPHVFARARPDPRALRDLADKGIHCIIDVSVPTIEKLHKHQIYPIVLFIKFKSFKQIKEVKDTRYPADKVSAKAAKEMYEHGLKVENEYRNYISAEIPAGVNIAYMCTQIKEAVEEEQNKTLWVPSAQA; this is encoded by the exons atggCATCTGGCACATCATCTCTAGAGAGTAATGGGAGCAATG AGTCCATATCCCACAGCTACGTAAGCAATGAAAGACATAACACAACTCAGCTGCCGACAATACCTATACCTATCGAATATGAAGTTCTATCATCGTCCCAGTGCTACGACAAGCCCAACTACACTAGCCATACTCACACCATGAGTGCTCCGTATGAGCTGGGGCAGTATGACGTCATCAATAAACAAGCTAATGAGAATTTGAAGCAGCAGTGCGAGAAGGCTCTGCATGATCTGAACCAGTTACGACGACAGCACACCGAGACATCCCGGCGCTGTGAGCATGTTATGAAA GAGTTGGAATACTTCCGCGGCCAGCATCGAGCGGCGATGAACCAGCTCGAGGTGTCCGCTCAGGAGGCGAGCAGCCTGCGCGGCAAGTACGGGGACTTACTCAATGATAACCAACG ACTGGAGCGCGAGGTGCAGGTGCTACAGGGCGGAGGCGCCGAGGGCGGGGAGGCTCTCGTACACGCGCTCAGAGACTTCGACGCGCTCAAAGAGGAATTTGAATGTTTTCAGAAGAG ATATGATGACCTCATCGAAAACCACAACACAACCTTGGAGAAGCTTCAGATTGTTCAGGAAGAGAATAGTAGGCTGAAGACACAATGCCATGACCTCACACAGGAGAGGAATTCAGTT ATCCGGGAGCGAAACGCCCTGAAGCAGCAGGTCGCCAGCGTGGTGCGGCAGTGGGAGGGCGGCGTGCGGGAGAGAGCGGACATCAAGCGGCTCACGGACGAGAGGAACGCCGCCATGGCCGAGTACACGCTCATCATGAGCGAGAG gGACACGGTTCATAAGGAAATGGAAAAGCTTTCTGATGATCTACAAGCCGCTTTAAAGCGGGTAGCGGCGCTGGAGTCAGCGCTTCAAGCGTCCCGCGACGAACAGCGAGCTACCGCACTGCag GCCGAGAGTCTCCGTCGTGAGATCGAGTCAGCTCTAGCCGACCGCGACCGCGCCATTAAAGAGTGCACCGACCTTAAGACACCACAGAACACCAACACTCTGGGGAAGTCGCG GCAAGAGAACTCTGTATATCATCACCTGGGACTCTCGACTGGTGTTGGCACCGACGGCTTCTTGAACGGACAGCATTCCAATGATCCGTCTATGGATAAGTTGCAAG GTCTCGTGCTGGGTGAAGGCGACAAGGCCCAGTCCGACAACCTGGAGCAGGCCAACCAGGAGCTGCAGCGACTCAGGGCTCGCTCACACCGCCTGCAGGCCGAGCTGGCGGACGCGCTGAGGGAGGCCGACGTGGCTCGCCGGAGGAGGGACTGGGCCTTCTCCGAGAGGGACAAGCTGCTGCAGGAGAGGGAGAGCGTTAAGGCTCTGTGCAATAGACTGAGAAAG GAGCGAGATCAGATGGTGGGCGAGCTGGCGGAGGCGAGGCGACACGGAAACAACAAGAAGGAGACCAAGGACAAGCCGCGAGCCAGGTCACACGACGACAAGTGTCGCCTGGCCTGGTACAGGGACTACGGGGACTTGCAG AAGTTGGAGTGGGAGGAGTTGGAGGTGGAGCTGGAAGGCAGCCCCGAGGCCTTGGGGTTAGAGTTCTGTGGAGGGAGAGAGGCTGGGACCGACCAGCACGTTTACGTCACGTCCGTGCGGACAGGCTCGCTGGCCGACGGGAAGATACT TCCTCTAGATCGTATCACGGAGGCTTGCGGGGGGTCGGGCTGGTCCCGGGGCGGAGTGCTGGCGGGCTGCCTGAGGGCGGCGCTGTCCCGGGGCGGAGCCCTGCTTAGGCTCCAACGAGCGCGTGCAAGGAGAATCGACATACGACTGGCGCCACGGGACCACGCGGCGCTCACACTCTCACACG GTATTTTCATCAGCAAAATAAGTCGCGGCAGCGCCGTCTCGAAGGAGGGAAGTCTCCAGGTCGGAGACAGGGTCGTGAGC ATCAATAATCGTTCTCTGGAGGGCGTGAAGAGTGTGTCGGAAGCGCTATCTCTGTTAGACGACAGCGCGTACGATGGCGCCACGCTCACCGTGCTGAGAGCACTGCCGACCTTACAACG GGCTCCCGACTGTGACGGGGACTGCAAGGACGAGACCTGCGCCTTCCTGCCGCCGCCCGACACTAAG ATCCACACAGAGCACGGCGTGCCGGATTTTGATAGACGATACGTGTACCACGTGACCGCCGGCAGCCAGGGGAAGATCTCCCAGGACAGGG GCGCGTGGGACATGCTGAGGGGGAAGATAGAGGCGGTCACCAGCAAGGGGAAAGACAAACAGAAG GTGCCCGAGTCGGACGCCATCGCCGAACTGGACTCCGTCATAGACAGCTATCACGGGAAGACAA TAAAAGAGACGAGCAGCGTGTTGAAAAGATCACgacgaaaaaataaagaagcaCAGAATGATGCTAAGAATGGCGGCACGTGGCCTAAGGCGCGGGCGAACTTTGTGCTAGAAGACAGCGCCACGGGGACCATAGTGCAGCCAAGGTCCAGGAAAGAGAGACCGCCGCTGTCCATCCTGCTCAGTCCTCCGACTAAACTGCCGCCCGAACCTCAGAGGTCCAACACGAACCGAAACTCGAACCCCATACCTCTGGGACACGTTCCATTGACTCAAGTGACCACGCCCGCACGACATTCGGTCTATAAATCTATAGAATCGAGTCCCGCTGTGGAACATTTTCCGAAATCGGCTCCCTTAGCCATACATAACCCCTTCGCTCCGCCAAACATGAGCTTCGAGAAGAATCGCACTCTGGAAAAGGACAAAATATCTATCAGTGACTACGAACAGGACGTCACTCCGAACAGATTAAGTCTAGTATTGAACCCGTCAGAAGACTCTCTCTTCTACCAACCGGGCAGGAACCGCACTAAAAGTCCTCACTCCTTGGACTTCATGGTGAACAAGGGTCCTAATTCCCTGGACTTCGTGTCTAGAAAATCACCGAGTTCCCTGGaccatacaataaaaaatcatacgGGCAAAGATATACTCGACTCTTACTATTCATCGAAGAAGTCATCGTCACCGAAGGCGGTGAATAAATATCCATCGGACAGCGACAGCTTCGGGCCCGACAGCTTGAACAGCAACGGGAATTTCCCGATGACCGGCACGCTGCCCTCACAGTCGCGGCTACAGTCACAATACTACAGAGGTCCTTTCACAAATTCGAATCCACACTCTTCGAGTCGCTACACGCATCTGTCGAGTCCAACCAATATTCCCCAAAGTCAATCCGGGGAGAGCATCGGCACGAGCTACGACATGCACTCGTTCACATCCCACACGCACAACATGTCTGACCTACATCCAGTTCCGAGGGTCAACAGGGACTATCATCACACATACGAGGGCGGGACTTTTCCTAGGAAAAAGGAGAACCAGCGATTCAGAATACCGTCTAACCCGAGTGTGACGTCGAAGAATTCTGCGGGGAAACTCAGCACGGGCTCCATAGAACGGAGCTCCGAACGAAATTCTCCGATGCCGACTTTTCATGTTGAAGTGTTAAGTCCGGGACGAGGTGCAAAACAAATGGCTCATAAAAGTACTAGAAATTCGATGCCGGAATATTGCGGGCTGGGCTGGAACAAGCCGTTGCCGGGAGAGCTGAGGAGGGTGCACATCGATAAGAGTCAGCAGCCTCTAGGCATTCAGATATACTGTCCGCCGAGCAGCGGGGGCGTGTTCGTGTCCACCGTCAACGAGAACTCCTTAGCCAGCCAGGTGGGGTTGCAGGTTGGAGATCAGTTATTGGAAGTGTGCGGCATCAACATGCGCTCAGCGACGTATACTTTAGCAGCGAGCGTATTACGTCAGATAGGAAATTCCATAACGATGTTGGTGCAGTTCAGTCCAGAGAAATACAAGGATGAAATGGAGGTCCCGGGAAGTTCTTCATCCGGGGAGAGTTCTCACGACGAAGAAGTTTCCTTATCCGGGTCTCCAACACCCAGGAACTCACCCGGACCTCAGCAATCATTACGTATGGACGTGCCATCAACAGACGCGGCTACACTGCGACAGTCGCAGGGTAATAAAGATCTTCCCAGGTTTCTCTTAATAGAAATGCGCAACTGTTCAGATTTGGGCATCAGTCTTGTGGGTGGCAACGCCGTGGGCATATTCGTGCACAGCGTTCAGATGGATTCTCCGGCGTATATCGCGGGATTGCGGACAGGGGACCAAATCTTGGAATACAATAACGTGGACTTAAGACGAGCCACCGCTGAACAAGCCGCTCTGGAACTGGCGAAGCCAGCGGACAAG GTGAGCGTGTTAGTCCGACACGACCTCCAACAATATCACGAAATAAAAGACAAGCCTGGCGATGCGTTCTACATACGAGCGGGTTTCGACCGCTGTGCTAAGATCAACTCCATAGGCATGGACACCATAGATGAATACTCGCTGTGGTTCAGAAAAGACGAGGTGCTCTTCGTAGATAACACACTGTTCAATGGAGCTCCGGGTCTGTGGCGCGCCTGGCAGTTGGACTGCAAAGGAGTCAAGCGACATTGGGGTACTATACCCAGCAAGTTCAA AGTGGAAGACATTTTGCGTAGATCTGTCGGCACTTTAGACAACGAAGCCCAACGACGAGCTTCCAGTACAGCACGGAGGTCGTTCTTCCGCCGCAAGAAACATAGGGACAGTAAAGAGCTCGCGTCTTTCTCAAACACGGAGCTGGGATGCTGGAGCGACTCCGGGACCCTGGCCGATGACGCTCCTCCACTGTCCTATCAGAGAGTGGAGCGGCTCCatt ATGGGTCTCGGCGGCCGGTGGCGGTGCTGGGTCCTCTGCGGGAGTGCGTGGCCGGTAAGCTGGTCACGGACTGGCCGCACGTGTTCGCACGCGCGAGGCCGGACCCACGAGCTCTGAGGGACTTGGCTGATAAG GGTATTCACTGCATAATAGACGTCAGCGTGCCGACGATAGAGAAGCTTCACAAGCATCAGATATACCCTATTGTTCTGTTCATCAAGTTCAAGTCCTTCAAACAGATCAAAGAAGTCAAAGACACGAGGTATCCCGCCGATAAAGTGTCGGCCAAAGCCGCCAAGGAGATGTACGAGCATGGATTGAAAGTCGAAAACGAATATAGGAATTATATATCGG CCGAGATCCCAGCTGGCGTGAACATCGCCTACATGTGCACGCAGATTAAGGAGGCGGTGGAGGAGGAGCAGAACAAGACGCTGTGGGTCCCCTCCGCGCAGGCCTGA
- the LOC116771504 gene encoding disks large homolog 5 isoform X3, translating to MASGTSSLESNGSNESISHSYVSNERHNTTQLPTIPIPIEYEVLSSSQCYDKPNYTSHTHTMSAPYELGQYDVINKQANENLKQQCEKALHDLNQLRRQHTETSRRCEHVMKELEYFRGQHRAAMNQLEVSAQEASSLRGKYGDLLNDNQRLEREVQVLQGGGAEGGEALVHALRDFDALKEEFECFQKRYDDLIENHNTTLEKLQIVQEENSRLKTQCHDLTQERNSVIRERNALKQQVASVVRQWEGGVRERADIKRLTDERNAAMAEYTLIMSERDTVHKEMEKLSDDLQAALKRVAALESALQASRDEQRATALQAESLRREIESALADRDRAIKECTDLKTPQNTNTLGKSRQENSVYHHLGLSTGVGTDGFLNGQHSNDPSMDKLQGLVLGEGDKAQSDNLEQANQELQRLRARSHRLQAELADALREADVARRRRDWAFSERDKLLQERESVKALCNRLRKERDQMVGELAEARRHGNNKKETKDKPRARSHDDKCRLAWYRDYGDLQKLEWEELEVELEGSPEALGLEFCGGREAGTDQHVYVTSVRTGSLADGKILPLDRITEACGGSGWSRGGVLAGCLRAALSRGGALLRLQRARARRIDIRLAPRDHAALTLSHGIFISKISRGSAVSKEGSLQVGDRVVSINNRSLEGVKSVSEALSLLDDSAYDGATLTVLRALPTLQRAPDCDGDCKDETCAFLPPPDTKIHTEHGVPDFDRRYVYHVTAGSQGKISQDRVVHRVAGAWDMLRGKIEAVTSKGKDKQKVPESDAIAELDSVIDSYHGKTIKETSSVLKRSRRKNKEAQNDAKNGGTWPKARANFVLEDSATGTIVQPRSRKERPPLSILLSPPTKLPPEPQRSNTNRNSNPIPLGHVPLTQVTTPARHSVYKSIESSPAVEHFPKSAPLAIHNPFAPPNMSFEKNRTLEKDKISISDYEQDVTPNRLSLVLNPSEDSLFYQPGRNRTKSPHSLDFMVNKGPNSLDFVSRKSPSSLDHTIKNHTGKDILDSYYSSKKSSSPKAVNKYPSDSDSFGPDSLNSNGNFPMTGTLPSQSRLQSQYYRGPFTNSNPHSSSRYTHLSSPTNIPQSQSGESIGTSYDMHSFTSHTHNMSDLHPVPRVNRDYHHTYEGGTFPRKKENQRFRIPSNPSVTSKNSAGKLSTGSIERSSERNSPMPTFHVEVLSPGRGAKQMAHKSTRNSMPEYCGLGWNKPLPGELRRVHIDKSQQPLGIQIYCPPSSGGVFVSTVNENSLASQVGLQVGDQLLEVCGINMRSATYTLAASVLRQIGNSITMLVQFSPEKYKDEMEVPGSSSSGESSHDEEVSLSGSPTPRNSPGPQQSLRMDVPSTDAATLRQSQGNKDLPRFLLIEMRNCSDLGISLVGGNAVGIFVHSVQMDSPAYIAGLRTGDQILEYNNVDLRRATAEQAALELAKPADKVSVLVRHDLQQYHEIKDKPGDAFYIRAGFDRCAKINSIGMDTIDEYSLWFRKDEVLFVDNTLFNGAPGLWRAWQLDCKGVKRHWGTIPSKFKVEDILRRSVGTLDNEAQRRASSTARRSFFRRKKHRDSKELASFSNTELGCWSDSGTLADDAPPLSYQRVERLHYGSRRPVAVLGPLRECVAGKLVTDWPHVFARARPDPRALRDLADKGIHCIIDVSVPTIEKLHKHQIYPIVLFIKFKSFKQIKEVKDTRYPADKVSAKAAKEMYEHGLKVENEYRNYISAEIPAGVNIAYMCTQIKEAVEEEQNKTLWVPSAQA from the exons atggCATCTGGCACATCATCTCTAGAGAGTAATGGGAGCAATG AGTCCATATCCCACAGCTACGTAAGCAATGAAAGACATAACACAACTCAGCTGCCGACAATACCTATACCTATCGAATATGAAGTTCTATCATCGTCCCAGTGCTACGACAAGCCCAACTACACTAGCCATACTCACACCATGAGTGCTCCGTATGAGCTGGGGCAGTATGACGTCATCAATAAACAAGCTAATGAGAATTTGAAGCAGCAGTGCGAGAAGGCTCTGCATGATCTGAACCAGTTACGACGACAGCACACCGAGACATCCCGGCGCTGTGAGCATGTTATGAAA GAGTTGGAATACTTCCGCGGCCAGCATCGAGCGGCGATGAACCAGCTCGAGGTGTCCGCTCAGGAGGCGAGCAGCCTGCGCGGCAAGTACGGGGACTTACTCAATGATAACCAACG ACTGGAGCGCGAGGTGCAGGTGCTACAGGGCGGAGGCGCCGAGGGCGGGGAGGCTCTCGTACACGCGCTCAGAGACTTCGACGCGCTCAAAGAGGAATTTGAATGTTTTCAGAAGAG ATATGATGACCTCATCGAAAACCACAACACAACCTTGGAGAAGCTTCAGATTGTTCAGGAAGAGAATAGTAGGCTGAAGACACAATGCCATGACCTCACACAGGAGAGGAATTCAGTT ATCCGGGAGCGAAACGCCCTGAAGCAGCAGGTCGCCAGCGTGGTGCGGCAGTGGGAGGGCGGCGTGCGGGAGAGAGCGGACATCAAGCGGCTCACGGACGAGAGGAACGCCGCCATGGCCGAGTACACGCTCATCATGAGCGAGAG gGACACGGTTCATAAGGAAATGGAAAAGCTTTCTGATGATCTACAAGCCGCTTTAAAGCGGGTAGCGGCGCTGGAGTCAGCGCTTCAAGCGTCCCGCGACGAACAGCGAGCTACCGCACTGCag GCCGAGAGTCTCCGTCGTGAGATCGAGTCAGCTCTAGCCGACCGCGACCGCGCCATTAAAGAGTGCACCGACCTTAAGACACCACAGAACACCAACACTCTGGGGAAGTCGCG GCAAGAGAACTCTGTATATCATCACCTGGGACTCTCGACTGGTGTTGGCACCGACGGCTTCTTGAACGGACAGCATTCCAATGATCCGTCTATGGATAAGTTGCAAG GTCTCGTGCTGGGTGAAGGCGACAAGGCCCAGTCCGACAACCTGGAGCAGGCCAACCAGGAGCTGCAGCGACTCAGGGCTCGCTCACACCGCCTGCAGGCCGAGCTGGCGGACGCGCTGAGGGAGGCCGACGTGGCTCGCCGGAGGAGGGACTGGGCCTTCTCCGAGAGGGACAAGCTGCTGCAGGAGAGGGAGAGCGTTAAGGCTCTGTGCAATAGACTGAGAAAG GAGCGAGATCAGATGGTGGGCGAGCTGGCGGAGGCGAGGCGACACGGAAACAACAAGAAGGAGACCAAGGACAAGCCGCGAGCCAGGTCACACGACGACAAGTGTCGCCTGGCCTGGTACAGGGACTACGGGGACTTGCAG AAGTTGGAGTGGGAGGAGTTGGAGGTGGAGCTGGAAGGCAGCCCCGAGGCCTTGGGGTTAGAGTTCTGTGGAGGGAGAGAGGCTGGGACCGACCAGCACGTTTACGTCACGTCCGTGCGGACAGGCTCGCTGGCCGACGGGAAGATACT TCCTCTAGATCGTATCACGGAGGCTTGCGGGGGGTCGGGCTGGTCCCGGGGCGGAGTGCTGGCGGGCTGCCTGAGGGCGGCGCTGTCCCGGGGCGGAGCCCTGCTTAGGCTCCAACGAGCGCGTGCAAGGAGAATCGACATACGACTGGCGCCACGGGACCACGCGGCGCTCACACTCTCACACG GTATTTTCATCAGCAAAATAAGTCGCGGCAGCGCCGTCTCGAAGGAGGGAAGTCTCCAGGTCGGAGACAGGGTCGTGAGC ATCAATAATCGTTCTCTGGAGGGCGTGAAGAGTGTGTCGGAAGCGCTATCTCTGTTAGACGACAGCGCGTACGATGGCGCCACGCTCACCGTGCTGAGAGCACTGCCGACCTTACAACG GGCTCCCGACTGTGACGGGGACTGCAAGGACGAGACCTGCGCCTTCCTGCCGCCGCCCGACACTAAG ATCCACACAGAGCACGGCGTGCCGGATTTTGATAGACGATACGTGTACCACGTGACCGCCGGCAGCCAGGGGAAGATCTCCCAGGACAGGG TAGTGCATCGTGTTGCAGGCGCGTGGGACATGCTGAGGGGGAAGATAGAGGCGGTCACCAGCAAGGGGAAAGACAAACAGAAG GTGCCCGAGTCGGACGCCATCGCCGAACTGGACTCCGTCATAGACAGCTATCACGGGAAGACAA TAAAAGAGACGAGCAGCGTGTTGAAAAGATCACgacgaaaaaataaagaagcaCAGAATGATGCTAAGAATGGCGGCACGTGGCCTAAGGCGCGGGCGAACTTTGTGCTAGAAGACAGCGCCACGGGGACCATAGTGCAGCCAAGGTCCAGGAAAGAGAGACCGCCGCTGTCCATCCTGCTCAGTCCTCCGACTAAACTGCCGCCCGAACCTCAGAGGTCCAACACGAACCGAAACTCGAACCCCATACCTCTGGGACACGTTCCATTGACTCAAGTGACCACGCCCGCACGACATTCGGTCTATAAATCTATAGAATCGAGTCCCGCTGTGGAACATTTTCCGAAATCGGCTCCCTTAGCCATACATAACCCCTTCGCTCCGCCAAACATGAGCTTCGAGAAGAATCGCACTCTGGAAAAGGACAAAATATCTATCAGTGACTACGAACAGGACGTCACTCCGAACAGATTAAGTCTAGTATTGAACCCGTCAGAAGACTCTCTCTTCTACCAACCGGGCAGGAACCGCACTAAAAGTCCTCACTCCTTGGACTTCATGGTGAACAAGGGTCCTAATTCCCTGGACTTCGTGTCTAGAAAATCACCGAGTTCCCTGGaccatacaataaaaaatcatacgGGCAAAGATATACTCGACTCTTACTATTCATCGAAGAAGTCATCGTCACCGAAGGCGGTGAATAAATATCCATCGGACAGCGACAGCTTCGGGCCCGACAGCTTGAACAGCAACGGGAATTTCCCGATGACCGGCACGCTGCCCTCACAGTCGCGGCTACAGTCACAATACTACAGAGGTCCTTTCACAAATTCGAATCCACACTCTTCGAGTCGCTACACGCATCTGTCGAGTCCAACCAATATTCCCCAAAGTCAATCCGGGGAGAGCATCGGCACGAGCTACGACATGCACTCGTTCACATCCCACACGCACAACATGTCTGACCTACATCCAGTTCCGAGGGTCAACAGGGACTATCATCACACATACGAGGGCGGGACTTTTCCTAGGAAAAAGGAGAACCAGCGATTCAGAATACCGTCTAACCCGAGTGTGACGTCGAAGAATTCTGCGGGGAAACTCAGCACGGGCTCCATAGAACGGAGCTCCGAACGAAATTCTCCGATGCCGACTTTTCATGTTGAAGTGTTAAGTCCGGGACGAGGTGCAAAACAAATGGCTCATAAAAGTACTAGAAATTCGATGCCGGAATATTGCGGGCTGGGCTGGAACAAGCCGTTGCCGGGAGAGCTGAGGAGGGTGCACATCGATAAGAGTCAGCAGCCTCTAGGCATTCAGATATACTGTCCGCCGAGCAGCGGGGGCGTGTTCGTGTCCACCGTCAACGAGAACTCCTTAGCCAGCCAGGTGGGGTTGCAGGTTGGAGATCAGTTATTGGAAGTGTGCGGCATCAACATGCGCTCAGCGACGTATACTTTAGCAGCGAGCGTATTACGTCAGATAGGAAATTCCATAACGATGTTGGTGCAGTTCAGTCCAGAGAAATACAAGGATGAAATGGAGGTCCCGGGAAGTTCTTCATCCGGGGAGAGTTCTCACGACGAAGAAGTTTCCTTATCCGGGTCTCCAACACCCAGGAACTCACCCGGACCTCAGCAATCATTACGTATGGACGTGCCATCAACAGACGCGGCTACACTGCGACAGTCGCAGGGTAATAAAGATCTTCCCAGGTTTCTCTTAATAGAAATGCGCAACTGTTCAGATTTGGGCATCAGTCTTGTGGGTGGCAACGCCGTGGGCATATTCGTGCACAGCGTTCAGATGGATTCTCCGGCGTATATCGCGGGATTGCGGACAGGGGACCAAATCTTGGAATACAATAACGTGGACTTAAGACGAGCCACCGCTGAACAAGCCGCTCTGGAACTGGCGAAGCCAGCGGACAAG GTGAGCGTGTTAGTCCGACACGACCTCCAACAATATCACGAAATAAAAGACAAGCCTGGCGATGCGTTCTACATACGAGCGGGTTTCGACCGCTGTGCTAAGATCAACTCCATAGGCATGGACACCATAGATGAATACTCGCTGTGGTTCAGAAAAGACGAGGTGCTCTTCGTAGATAACACACTGTTCAATGGAGCTCCGGGTCTGTGGCGCGCCTGGCAGTTGGACTGCAAAGGAGTCAAGCGACATTGGGGTACTATACCCAGCAAGTTCAA AGTGGAAGACATTTTGCGTAGATCTGTCGGCACTTTAGACAACGAAGCCCAACGACGAGCTTCCAGTACAGCACGGAGGTCGTTCTTCCGCCGCAAGAAACATAGGGACAGTAAAGAGCTCGCGTCTTTCTCAAACACGGAGCTGGGATGCTGGAGCGACTCCGGGACCCTGGCCGATGACGCTCCTCCACTGTCCTATCAGAGAGTGGAGCGGCTCCatt ATGGGTCTCGGCGGCCGGTGGCGGTGCTGGGTCCTCTGCGGGAGTGCGTGGCCGGTAAGCTGGTCACGGACTGGCCGCACGTGTTCGCACGCGCGAGGCCGGACCCACGAGCTCTGAGGGACTTGGCTGATAAG GGTATTCACTGCATAATAGACGTCAGCGTGCCGACGATAGAGAAGCTTCACAAGCATCAGATATACCCTATTGTTCTGTTCATCAAGTTCAAGTCCTTCAAACAGATCAAAGAAGTCAAAGACACGAGGTATCCCGCCGATAAAGTGTCGGCCAAAGCCGCCAAGGAGATGTACGAGCATGGATTGAAAGTCGAAAACGAATATAGGAATTATATATCGG CCGAGATCCCAGCTGGCGTGAACATCGCCTACATGTGCACGCAGATTAAGGAGGCGGTGGAGGAGGAGCAGAACAAGACGCTGTGGGTCCCCTCCGCGCAGGCCTGA